The DNA window CAACATCgaactaccaaaaaaaaaaaaaaaaaaaaagaccacgGACACCAACAAAAGATATAGTTGGTCTTAAAAATCCACATAAGCaagaaaaaggtaaaaaattcattttcagaAAAACCATCGAACCAGAAAGACAAAATCTGTACAAAAACTCATTCGATAAACCATATACAAGAAGTTCcaacaaaaaggggaaaaaagccGAAGGAAAATCAAACCAGTAATAAATTCCAACAAGAAGTCATTATTTACTTGTTACAATTACAATAAGAAGTAAAAAAAACAGTAAGAAACGCCTCCTCTTCTTTCTTGTTTATGGAACCCCAGAAGGTAAAAAACAACTGggaaaataacacaaaaaaaaaacaaaaaccatAAAAGAGAACGGAGGCAATACCTTAAAAAAGCCGAACAAAAGCAACTGGTGGAAGATACTTCTAGGCTACCAACCCGCAAGAATTCCAGCCGCGGGAGTACTGCCAAACCACAATCATTCCAACTTAAAATCGATGAAGAAACAGCCGGGAAAAATAGcaccaaaaaattccaaaaaaaaaagaaaacaatggaGGCATTACCTTTGGAAGGAGGAACAAAAAAGAGCGCGCCTCGCAGAAGATACCCCTATACCACCAAACTGCAAAAAATCCATCAACagcaaaaggaaaagggaaaaaagagggAACGACGGAAACTATCAATgttgaagaagaaaaaataactCTAGCCGAAAGAAAAAGTCCATTAATCGTCCAGCTCCATcgagtacaaaaaaaaaaaaaaaaaaaaggcgagAATGAACCTGAACAGGAGGGAGGCAGAAGAGAAATCCCAGGACTGATGGGAGAAGGGAAACCCATAATCCTGGGCGTAGAATAGAAGCAGCCGATAAAGGAGAGGGAGCCGGTGTAGCAGTGgaggatgaggaggaggagTGAACGGATGGAAAAgcggaaaaagagaaaaaaggggaaaaaaacagaagaaaaaacGGTTAAAAAAAGCGGAGGATGACGAAGGGGGGGAATCCTAAGGCTGGTTGAGCAAAATAGATCTCTGATGTTGGGTATAGAAGAAGCCGATAGAAGAGGAGAAGTGAACGGATGCAAagacgaaaaaagaaaaagacgggaaaactaaaaaataagaaaacagAGAAGAAGAAACGGTAGAGAACGAGCCGATATAGAagaggagaggagagggagacGATGCGGCGGCGGAGGAGGAAACAAAGTCTGAGAATGTATCTAACCCTAGAGgaagaggaaaagagaaataGAGAGAACGAGAAGAACGACAACGAGAAGACAGGAGAAGCCAGTGCAAGGCGCTAAACAAACGAGAACTAAAGGTCACGTGAGGACGACGAAGGCACGCGCGGAACAGCACGAGGGCCGACGACGAAAAAAAACGAGGGTCGACGAAAACAAGAGCTTCAGACCAAAACCCCCCACTCGCTCTTATTCTATATATGTTGAAGAAAAGATGACCGACAATGACAAAAGGTTCCCCTACCTTTTGTCTTccgaatttctttttttttttttgtgccatGTGCCAGATGGAGGGAAATTCCCCTCCTCCATTATTCCAGAgtaattttgaaaacttttctTTATCCCTTTCATAAACCTAGAGAtatgtgtattttggattttcattattttcttaAAGATATTACTGTCTTTTCATTATTCTGTTTTATCTCCATTAGGGTTGACCGTTAATTTTTGGGGTAAATTGTGAAAAAACAAACATTGAAGGGTAAATTGATAAATGACTTATACGTAAAGGGAATAAAGTGcaattaaccctaaaaaataTCTTTCTAACTGCTCTACACAATTAGGAGATTCTCTTGACGGCAACATGCTTGATCCCACTTATGAGGTCAAATCAATAcgttctcaaaaaaaaaatatttgaatatcaattcattttgaaaaggaaaaaaaaaagatttttgatATTTGACACCCATCAGGCAATAGGCAGGGATAGAGACCTCCTCATGTGCCCGACTAAGCTACTACACATTAAATGACGACTAACTTCTAACCTATAAGGTCTCTCTGAGTCCTTGACATACCAAATTTCACCATCTCAGAAGTCAAGACAAAATTTCACTTAGAAGCTGAAGATACCCAAGACAACACATTTATCAGTTTTGGTCGCATCAGCAGAAGCCACCACAGAGATTTGGGATCTCAAATTGCCAATAATGTCATTTTCTATCATTTCCCTGCGTCATCGTTTTGGAAGTGAAACCCTATAAACCAATACAAAGAAGCTGGACACGAGGCCATAAAACTCTCACCCAGCCATTACCACATCATAAATCGCATGGTACTTTTCTAAATCTGATACAATACATAAAAATTCTATAGATAAGCTCAAACATTATAAGAGTAGTTAAAAAGAAGTCAATGAAAAAGAGCTGCAATAAGAAAGCCACAACAATATAAAACAAGAAAGCCACAACAGTATAAAACTTGACAATACAGATTCTACCCTCATTGGTCTCAGGAAACTCTTGGAGGGCTTCCTAGTTTGTAAGTTCCATAATGGCAGACACAATATCTCCATCTGCAGCCTTGAGAGCTTTCACAGCCTTGGCCCTTGAAACACCAGCTTGCGTCATGACCAATTCTATGTCCTTGGGTTCTACACCAGTCTCGTCTACATCTTCATCATCCTGAGCTACAGTTGATGGCTCAGGCTTGGATATCACATTGCTGATATTAGGAGCCTTGAACTGCTCTGCAGCTTGAGTTTGCAATTGTGAGCTCAAATCCTCAATCTTTGCTTCACCGAATATAACATATGTATCTGAAGTTGGGCTCTTGAAAACATCTGGCTTTGTGATGACAAACAGAATCTAAAACATAAACAAAGTCAAATATTCAGAAAAAGTAACATATCTCCAAATTTGGAACAGAAAATAATAAACAAATAACTTTTCAGTAGAATTCATAAATCATCTAAATATACTGACATTCTTGCTCTTCTTAACAGTGACCCGGCTGACCCCTGGGATGGCCTTCATCCCCAACTTTAGCATAGCCTTCCGACTCTTTTTCTCGCTTCTACTCTGTTTTGATCTTCCACTACCATCTCCTTGTCCTGACAAGCAGCAGTATGATATCATTCATAAAGTATGCAGTTTTAGAAATTTCTAGATGCAAAGCGCATATTGTAACCATTTTCAAAGCAGTCAATTGCCAGATCACGTTGATATGTGTTTATGCTTATCATTTCAAGTAATGAATGATGGAAAGTTGGTGCAACAAATGTAGCTTATTAAAACATTGTAAGCATCTGAACTGAAGACACTCTTTCCACATTGAAATGTCGGTCTAGTATGTGAATTACAGGCTTTGCAAAGAATCTTTCATGTGAAACCCATAAAGACTCAAGACACTTTGGAAAaggcaaaaggaaaagagaagaaacaaaaatttagtGCCTCAAGTCATAGCTGATTCGTATGCATATTCCTACCAAAGTTGTATTCAATATCAAAGTTTCTCTACTCTGCACAAGTAGTCTGAGAAAAGGCATTGGAAAAGAATAGtagggaaaaaaagagagaaatttcGATGTGATTAACACAAAAAACTACATTGACATGAAGTTTGCCAAAGTCACAAGTACCTACCATCTGGTTTTGATAAATTACACTCATGTTAGAATTTGATGGGATAACAGTATCAATTGAGCATGTGATTTGTCCCTTGCACCCTTGCACTCTCAGCATAATTTTTAATTGGTAAAAGCGAATCATTTGACAATCAGCCAAATTACCTTCACAACCACAAAACAGATTATTAGCACACTTGCTCTATTCCCCCTTTCTTCttgcaatttttttctttaacactacaatcttcttttcttcttcccaATCACCAGCATAGACGTAGCACTGGCTGGATAGCCTGGATGGCTGGACAGCTATTTCCTAGTGGATGACATGCTAAAATGGCATACTTACAGTCTAGATTCATTTAGCCAAAATTCCCAAGTAAAACAAATGATTAAACATTCCACCACAGTAATACAGCCTAGTAACCACCACAACACCATCTCCACCTATACTCAAGTTTAACCAACACCAAAAATAAAGTCTTTCTCATTCAAAACTAAGCCTGAAAAACTCTGATCCCTCACTCCAGTTTTCCAAATAGCAGAAACAACACACCACCAGCATAGACAAAGACACATACCAACGCTCTGACAAAGTCCACAAGACAACAGCTATAGCTTCTTGAGCACAAGCAAAAACATACCATTACCAGGGCATTATCATCAAACAGAAACAAGTGTAtaggaaaaagagagagcttGCTATAAGCAAGTGGCAGAGGGACCAGTGAACAACAGGGAAGAGTTGTAAGTAGCACAAGGTCGGCATTAAAGTAATGATCATTGGGTGGCCTGGTGCAGAGAGAAAGGAGCAAGCAAAAGAAATGGAGGAGCAACAGGGGCCAGAAGAAAGGAGAAATGCTTAACAAAAGCAGGGAGAGGGGGAAGAGATTAAGAGAAGGGCGAAGCCAGAAGTGGAGGCAGGCAAAGAGAGCAAGAGGGAAGGAAAGCCAGAGGTGGCAGGAGAAAGCAAGCAGGAAATTTGGGTGAACATCGAATAtatgaaaaagggaaaatgacctgtttcatccttcacatttcgcaagaatattcttttcgtccctcacttttaaaatgaagcaattcgtccctgacatttaaaaattaaaactattacatccctgaacctaattttcaatctgaatcaagccattcaataacccagtaataaatttcgaaaatagaattgatagatcactcggtcaatttcatcatattcacatgacatttattaaatcaaaaaaataaaaattataacataaaagaccattctttgtcttggactagtagagttttttttttgggtaaatcttTTCATACACCGTTAGTATATCGACTTGCGAATctagatgtgtatcataaatacaaaatttgatgtttaaatttaaattgaaatgatatgcggtacataaaaccgtcagtgtatacaatgataatataggaaagattaatatttcttttttatgttataattttttattttttatttttgggttcattaaattttacatgaatatcaagttgagttaaccaagtgatctaTCAATTAGactcccaaaatttgtaatcaggttgattggtggtttgattcagattgaaatttgggttcagggatgtaagaacttcagtttttaaatgtcaaggacgaaattgtttccttttaaaagtgagggatgaaaagaatatttttgtgaaatgtgaaggatgaaaccgaTCATTTTCCCTATGAAAAATAGAGAGACACAAGGGAATGAGGAATGAAAATGACCAGTGGAGCAACAAACAGGCAGTAAAAGGATGGGAGCAATTCGTTttaatttgtcatattaatgAAAAGGTACAACATATTTTTCTTACATCATCAAAATAGTGTTCAATTACGAAGAAGTTAAATAAAAGCATGACAAAGAGTTGTGCTATATCCAACCGAAGATGCAGGCAAATTAGAATAATTTCTTGAATCAGAAAGAATATGTTTTTATGTATGCAAATCTCACAGAATGTGGCTGTATTGTACACTATAAACAATTCATACTTTAACATGAAAACACCTCTACAAGAATTCTATTATCCAACAACAAAATTATTGCACCAACCAGACATGAGAGGTAAGatttcatgagaaaacattTATTAGTAGAAATCTTTTAACAGTTGTATTTCTCTAATTGAATAGTCCACGACATCAAGTTTCCACAAAAAACGTTAAGAGCGAGTGTAAAAGGTGCTATATCATACAGAATGTACAAGTACCTTCAACGtcatcttcatctttgtcatcatcatcatcttcttcatcctcATCATCGTCATCCTCGATCACAGGTTCCTCAGGCTGTAAAATAGCATATTCATCATTAAATAAAAATACGCCAGCAATGCAGCTTCAAACAAGTGCAACAATTGACTTCATTTTAGGCAGGATTTAGCTGAACGAACAAGCGGGAGATTGTAGGAGAAAAAAGATTTTTAGCCCATAGCAGGACAAcaatggaaaattttgaaaggcAGATTAACCATATTGAAAAGATTTTGGCCAGTTGCTTGTTTTTTTTCTAACTATGCAATACTTCAGAATCAAAACCATGCAGCAGAAGATGAGAGCAGTGCATAGAAGGCACAAATTTATTGATTGTGTTCTAGAGATGAAAGGATCCAGTGGTCTGTTAAATTTAAAGGAGTTTAATGCAGCCTAGAATGAAATCCATAATTGACACTTGtaaattcatctataattgAGACGAATCTAGTACCcattcttttcatttccttGACTTAAAACAGCCGTAAAGGGGTAAACTCATAGAAGCCCGGACAGGCCCAGTAAACCACAAGGTGACATCTGCTAAAGACATTCTAGCGGGTTATCTTCACCAAGTTGGAGAAGCAATAAACGAAGAATTGAACCATCACTATGAACCTCTAGTAGGAAAACAAAACAATTATTTTCCAAAATCCGCAAGAGATAGAACAGGAACTAAATTG is part of the Coffea eugenioides isolate CCC68of chromosome 6, Ceug_1.0, whole genome shotgun sequence genome and encodes:
- the LOC113774588 gene encoding nascent polypeptide-associated complex subunit alpha-like protein 1, coding for MTAQSQEELLAAHLEQQNIDPEEPVIEDDDDEDEEDDDDDKDEDDVEGQGDGSGRSKQSRSEKKSRKAMLKLGMKAIPGVSRVTVKKSKNILFVITKPDVFKSPTSDTYVIFGEAKIEDLSSQLQTQAAEQFKAPNISNVISKPEPSTVAQDDEDVDETGVEPKDIELVMTQAGVSRAKAVKALKAADGDIVSAIMELTN